The following are encoded in a window of Bdellovibrio svalbardensis genomic DNA:
- a CDS encoding DUF3817 domain-containing protein → MIKGFRVLGWLEGISLLVLLFIAMPMKYVMGQPEMVRMVGQAHGMLFLLYVVMAVNLAISHDWKKMKLLMAVILSSVPFGTFFFEKKYL, encoded by the coding sequence GTGATCAAAGGCTTTAGAGTGCTTGGATGGTTAGAAGGCATTTCTCTTTTGGTTTTGTTGTTTATCGCAATGCCAATGAAATATGTGATGGGGCAACCCGAAATGGTTCGCATGGTTGGGCAGGCACATGGGATGTTGTTTTTGCTTTATGTCGTGATGGCCGTGAATTTGGCAATCTCACATGACTGGAAGAAAATGAAACTGTTGATGGCAGTTATTTTGTCTTCAGTTCCATTTGGAACTTTCTTTTTCGAGAAGAAATATCTCTAG
- a CDS encoding SRPBCC family protein produces MKVIKFILGSALGAILILVAIGFFLPSNWRVERSIIIKAPPEKIYPYIANIKTGWPQWNSFDKEDSNIQFTYTGPEGGEGASRSWTSEKVGSGVQRITKANIHSGIDFEVSTEGAGFVVYGSINMEPHPEGTKVTWRDTGNMGANPIYKIMGYLMDSMLGKNLQKSLEQLKGKVEAEAP; encoded by the coding sequence ATGAAAGTCATCAAGTTCATTCTTGGTTCCGCTCTTGGCGCTATCCTTATTCTGGTCGCGATCGGCTTCTTTCTTCCCTCCAACTGGCGCGTCGAAAGATCTATCATCATTAAAGCCCCGCCTGAAAAAATCTATCCCTATATTGCCAATATCAAAACCGGATGGCCGCAATGGAACTCGTTTGATAAGGAAGATTCCAATATTCAGTTTACCTATACAGGGCCCGAGGGGGGAGAAGGTGCCAGTCGCTCTTGGACATCTGAGAAGGTGGGAAGCGGAGTGCAAAGAATCACCAAGGCCAATATCCACAGTGGGATTGATTTTGAGGTCTCTACGGAAGGTGCGGGTTTTGTTGTGTATGGAAGTATAAACATGGAGCCGCACCCAGAGGGAACCAAGGTGACTTGGCGAGACACAGGTAATATGGGCGCGAATCCCATTTATAAGATTATGGGTTATCTAATGGACTCTATGTTGGGAAAGAATTTGCAAAAGAGTCTGGAGCAACTCAAGGGAAAGGTTGAAGCGGAAGCACCCTAG
- a CDS encoding cysteine synthase A — protein sequence MQTGNVAQTVGQTPLIKIKSLSDATGCEIYGKAEFLNPGGSVKDRAALGIIEAAEHEGLLRPGYTIVEGTAGNTGIGLATIAAQKGYKCVIVMPNNQSQEKYDTLRALGVELVTVPPCPFANENHFYHTAKRIAAERNQSFWADQFENTANYKMHFKTTGPEIWEQTAGEIDAFISAVGTGGTLAGVSKFLKSKDKSIHVRLVDPFGSGLHSYLKTGQLAATGSSITEGIGIMRLTANFKEAVIDDAVQVSDQEMISMLYHLAKHDGVLVGTSAALNVFAAYKYALENKGSGKNIVTVLCDSAVRYQSKVFNQNFLSEKALQPEPLY from the coding sequence ATGCAAACTGGAAATGTCGCGCAAACTGTCGGTCAAACACCACTTATCAAGATTAAATCTCTTTCTGATGCCACTGGCTGTGAAATATATGGCAAAGCGGAGTTCCTGAATCCCGGTGGAAGTGTAAAAGATCGCGCAGCCTTGGGGATTATTGAAGCGGCGGAACACGAGGGCCTTTTAAGACCTGGATATACAATTGTAGAGGGCACCGCTGGGAATACGGGAATTGGTTTGGCGACGATTGCTGCGCAAAAAGGTTATAAGTGTGTAATTGTCATGCCGAACAATCAGTCGCAAGAAAAGTATGACACTCTAAGAGCTCTTGGTGTTGAGCTGGTGACGGTTCCACCTTGTCCTTTTGCCAATGAAAATCACTTTTACCATACAGCCAAGAGGATCGCAGCAGAGCGCAATCAAAGCTTTTGGGCTGATCAATTTGAAAATACCGCAAACTACAAGATGCACTTCAAAACCACAGGTCCCGAGATTTGGGAACAAACTGCCGGAGAGATCGATGCCTTTATATCTGCGGTGGGCACAGGCGGGACATTAGCGGGCGTTTCAAAGTTTCTGAAATCAAAAGACAAAAGTATCCATGTGCGTTTGGTGGATCCCTTTGGTTCAGGCCTTCATTCGTATTTGAAAACGGGGCAACTTGCAGCGACGGGATCTTCAATCACCGAAGGCATTGGTATTATGCGTTTGACGGCCAACTTTAAAGAGGCCGTGATTGATGATGCCGTTCAAGTAAGTGATCAAGAGATGATTTCGATGCTTTACCATCTGGCAAAACACGATGGAGTGCTCGTGGGAACATCTGCAGCTTTGAATGTTTTCGCTGCCTACAAATATGCGTTGGAGAATAAGGGCTCGGGAAAAAATATCGTCACAGTCCTTTGTGACTCTGCGGTTCGCTATCAATCGAAAGTATTTAATCAAAATTTTTTGAGTGAAAAAGCTTTGCAGCCAGAGCCTTTGTATTGA
- a CDS encoding cyclic nucleotide-binding domain-containing protein: protein MARHSDKNTFFIVSGDQGRIASLTETLGKNFANSSVFHACDWFDVKYKVDNVRPRMIFIDEFLPRGSGMEILAKILKEKNNAESHIVIMSYAADPSLYPQEVQKGRVQFLREPDSEEAIIACVSKVIAPKQTASSKSSKASDFKLIHLTKGDVLFKEGEDTRVVYIVKNGILRAYADSREGSRVDLGDINSGEFVGEMGHFNHEPRSATVEALTDVELIEIPMSSLDNVIFSKPSWAKALVKTLAQRLKKANKALAS from the coding sequence ATGGCTCGTCATTCAGATAAAAACACATTCTTTATTGTCAGCGGAGATCAAGGCCGTATTGCCAGTCTCACCGAAACCTTGGGGAAAAACTTCGCAAACTCCAGTGTCTTTCACGCCTGCGATTGGTTTGATGTGAAATACAAAGTCGACAATGTCAGACCGCGAATGATTTTTATTGATGAGTTTCTCCCTCGCGGTTCTGGGATGGAGATTCTGGCGAAAATCTTAAAAGAAAAGAACAATGCGGAGTCGCATATCGTGATCATGTCCTATGCGGCTGATCCGAGTCTTTATCCTCAAGAAGTCCAAAAGGGGCGCGTTCAATTCCTGCGGGAGCCTGACAGCGAAGAAGCCATCATTGCCTGTGTTTCCAAGGTCATTGCTCCGAAACAAACTGCAAGTTCCAAGTCCTCCAAGGCCTCTGACTTTAAACTGATTCATCTGACCAAAGGGGATGTTCTGTTTAAGGAGGGCGAGGACACGCGTGTCGTGTACATTGTCAAAAATGGAATTCTGCGTGCTTATGCTGACAGTCGTGAAGGCAGCCGGGTCGATTTGGGTGACATTAATTCAGGTGAGTTTGTCGGTGAAATGGGTCATTTCAATCATGAACCTCGTTCGGCCACAGTGGAGGCTCTTACCGACGTGGAATTAATTGAAATTCCGATGAGCTCTTTGGACAACGTGATCTTTTCGAAACCCTCATGGGCAAAGGCCTTGGTGAAAACCTTGGCGCAAAGACTGAAGAAGGCCAATAAAGCCCTTGCCAGCTAG
- a CDS encoding DUF4423 domain-containing protein, producing MEITVKNLLLTELAKRQTRNSSYSLRAFARDLNIGVTTLSDVLADKRSLSKTNLQKVMERLLVSPLEKEKLWSDYKDQASRPEVDDRTYLDEMTFRLIADWHYIAILNLAKIKDNQATPAWIAERLGIKKSEAEEALERLLSLNLVKKTRGRMTRTTTPIATSRDIPSAAIRKHHSQNLQLAEASLHRDPVHTREFGSITMPVNPEKLPQAKELLTKTRKKIADLLEDGAVTEVYTLSFQLFPITKLSDTSTSSK from the coding sequence ATGGAAATCACTGTAAAAAATTTACTCCTGACGGAACTTGCCAAAAGGCAGACACGCAACTCCTCTTATTCCTTAAGAGCCTTTGCGCGCGATCTGAATATTGGTGTGACGACCTTGTCTGATGTTCTTGCAGATAAGCGCTCTTTATCGAAGACCAACCTGCAGAAGGTGATGGAACGTCTTTTGGTTTCTCCCTTGGAGAAAGAGAAGTTGTGGTCGGACTATAAAGATCAAGCAAGTCGTCCGGAAGTGGATGATCGTACGTATTTGGATGAAATGACATTTCGTTTGATCGCAGACTGGCACTACATAGCGATTCTGAATCTTGCGAAGATCAAAGATAATCAAGCGACCCCCGCTTGGATTGCAGAAAGATTAGGAATCAAAAAGTCTGAAGCCGAAGAGGCACTAGAGCGTTTACTCAGTTTGAATCTTGTAAAAAAGACTCGAGGGCGCATGACTAGAACAACTACTCCAATTGCGACTTCGCGAGATATCCCTTCAGCTGCAATTAGAAAGCACCACAGCCAGAATTTGCAATTGGCAGAGGCTTCATTACATCGTGACCCTGTTCACACGCGCGAATTTGGTTCTATTACAATGCCGGTGAACCCTGAAAAACTGCCACAGGCTAAGGAGCTATTAACTAAAACTCGTAAAAAAATAGCTGATCTGCTAGAAGACGGGGCCGTAACAGAGGTTTATACGCTTTCGTTCCAGTTGTTCCCGATAACGAAACTTTCTGACACTTCGACTTCGTCGAAGTAG
- a CDS encoding DUF4097 family beta strand repeat-containing protein → MKFLALAVIALATHSAFAAKTETKEFDAKYVKSLEIENMQGAINITGVTSEKAIVVAEQEKFPEDCRMEILQEGTEVKVKVDQKSFMRKDCVVNFTINLPVNVKLNIKQGSGNLTILNTKGVIDYKVGSGDVSIDSEIVKIDGKIGSGTTTVKGLQGDAHFFAGSGAHKVTYAKVPAKGEIEIKTGSGNADLTLPADTKFELESKIGSGKVTNEIGETKKAKFKVIYKAGSGNLNILKN, encoded by the coding sequence GTGAAATTTCTCGCGCTTGCAGTTATCGCCTTGGCCACTCACTCAGCTTTTGCCGCAAAAACTGAGACCAAAGAATTTGATGCCAAATATGTGAAGTCTTTAGAAATCGAAAACATGCAGGGTGCGATCAATATCACAGGGGTGACCTCTGAGAAGGCCATCGTGGTTGCAGAGCAAGAGAAGTTTCCAGAAGACTGCCGTATGGAGATCCTTCAAGAAGGCACTGAAGTCAAAGTGAAGGTCGATCAAAAAAGCTTCATGAGAAAAGACTGCGTTGTTAATTTCACAATCAATCTTCCGGTCAATGTGAAATTGAATATCAAGCAAGGTTCTGGGAATCTGACTATTTTGAATACCAAAGGCGTGATCGACTACAAAGTCGGCAGCGGTGACGTTTCGATTGATTCCGAGATTGTTAAAATTGACGGTAAAATTGGCTCAGGAACGACGACAGTAAAGGGCTTGCAGGGCGATGCCCATTTCTTTGCTGGCAGTGGTGCGCATAAGGTGACTTATGCCAAGGTGCCGGCAAAAGGCGAGATTGAAATCAAAACCGGTTCTGGCAATGCGGATCTGACACTGCCGGCGGATACCAAGTTTGAACTCGAGTCTAAAATCGGTTCGGGCAAAGTGACGAATGAGATTGGCGAAACTAAGAAAGCCAAATTCAAGGTTATCTACAAAGCGGGAAGCGGAAATCTTAATATTCTTAAAAACTAG
- a CDS encoding dihydrofolate reductase family protein: MRKIIFCNLMTIDGFFEGPQQEIDWHYADEEHDKFAVELLNSVDTMIFGRKTYQLMEKAWAHASTQSSPIVKSMNELPKLVFSRTLEKVEWENSRLAQGAISDEVATIKKQPGKDVVILGSAELAASFMKLRLIDEYQILLNPILLGKGNPLFKEMDERMKLSLIRSKVRKNGVVELYYRNQI, translated from the coding sequence ATGAGAAAAATTATTTTCTGCAACCTCATGACTATCGACGGATTCTTCGAAGGACCCCAGCAAGAAATTGATTGGCACTATGCCGATGAAGAGCATGATAAGTTTGCCGTGGAGCTGCTAAACTCTGTGGATACAATGATCTTCGGAAGGAAAACCTATCAGCTGATGGAAAAAGCCTGGGCTCACGCCTCCACCCAATCATCGCCCATAGTAAAAAGCATGAATGAATTGCCCAAGCTCGTATTCTCTCGAACCCTGGAAAAAGTGGAGTGGGAGAATTCAAGACTGGCCCAAGGAGCAATCTCAGACGAAGTCGCAACCATCAAAAAACAACCTGGCAAGGACGTCGTTATCCTTGGAAGCGCCGAATTGGCGGCCTCCTTTATGAAGCTCAGGCTGATCGACGAATACCAAATTCTTCTCAACCCGATTCTTCTTGGAAAAGGAAATCCCCTGTTTAAAGAGATGGACGAGCGCATGAAGCTCTCGCTAATCAGATCCAAGGTCAGAAAGAACGGCGTGGTTGAGCTGTATTATAGGAACCAAATCTAG
- a CDS encoding S1 family peptidase — protein sequence MKTSCQPKSSEETINAKNTVASIIGGTNATENEFPFLINIWQNSPQDNFVDHLCGASLIHPKWVLTAAHCLLEDVTDKTVGTIKLKDIVMYIGSNKISGQGGRALKAKSILIHPQFSWPHHDVALLELVDPVTDVTPVSLNQKDLDSSSTPLFGTVAGWGLVDSAGKQDGVLLQKITLPLLSRKACAEDPYLRKKNWPLGPDVLCAETFQNTKSSCPGDSGGPLFQFANGAFTQIGIVSWGFACRPFNRDNEANVDGYADVSDAYPWIQSIIK from the coding sequence ATGAAGACCTCTTGCCAGCCAAAGAGTTCTGAAGAAACGATCAATGCAAAAAACACCGTCGCTTCTATCATTGGCGGCACCAACGCCACAGAAAATGAATTTCCATTTTTAATTAATATTTGGCAAAACAGCCCTCAGGACAATTTCGTAGATCATCTTTGCGGAGCCAGTTTAATTCATCCAAAATGGGTCCTAACCGCTGCTCACTGCCTTCTTGAGGATGTCACCGACAAAACAGTGGGCACCATCAAACTCAAAGACATCGTCATGTACATCGGAAGCAATAAAATTTCCGGCCAGGGTGGACGAGCACTCAAAGCTAAATCTATTTTAATTCATCCACAGTTTTCATGGCCTCATCATGACGTCGCCTTGCTAGAACTGGTTGACCCCGTCACCGATGTCACTCCTGTTTCGCTAAATCAAAAAGATTTGGATAGCTCTTCAACGCCTTTATTCGGAACGGTGGCGGGCTGGGGCCTTGTCGACTCTGCTGGAAAGCAAGATGGTGTCTTGCTGCAGAAAATCACTCTGCCCCTCCTGAGTCGCAAAGCCTGCGCGGAAGACCCTTACTTGCGTAAGAAGAATTGGCCACTCGGCCCTGATGTCTTGTGCGCTGAAACTTTTCAGAATACAAAATCCAGTTGTCCAGGTGATAGCGGCGGTCCTTTGTTTCAATTTGCGAATGGCGCCTTCACCCAAATCGGAATCGTCAGCTGGGGTTTTGCCTGCCGTCCGTTCAATCGAGATAACGAAGCCAATGTCGACGGCTACGCCGATGTTTCAGATGCCTATCCTTGGATTCAAAGCATTATCAAATAG
- a CDS encoding TerC family protein: MIEMLANPQVWIAFFTLFALELVLGIDNVIFISILAGKLPKDQQQKARMTGLGLAVFTRILLLMSLSWIIGLTEPLFAVFGHELSGRDLILLLGGLFLIFKSTLEIHHKLEGVEGSQSNSVAHSFNAVIFQILLLDIVFSLDSVITAVGMVSQLSVMVAAVLASTLVMIFSAKTISDFVDAHPSLKVLALSFLLMIGFTLIVESVEVHIPKGYVYFAMAFSILVEMLNIKMRKKQNVEPVKLHERVVKDK; this comes from the coding sequence ATGATCGAAATGCTCGCGAATCCCCAGGTATGGATCGCTTTCTTCACGCTCTTTGCACTGGAACTGGTGCTAGGAATTGATAACGTCATCTTTATCTCAATCCTCGCTGGAAAACTTCCAAAGGACCAACAACAAAAAGCCCGAATGACTGGTCTTGGACTTGCGGTCTTCACGCGCATTCTTCTTTTGATGTCACTCTCTTGGATCATCGGCCTCACAGAACCTTTGTTTGCAGTCTTTGGGCACGAGCTGTCTGGTCGCGACCTGATTCTTCTTTTGGGTGGTCTGTTCCTGATCTTCAAAAGCACTCTTGAGATTCACCACAAACTTGAAGGTGTCGAAGGCAGTCAGTCAAACTCTGTCGCGCACTCCTTCAATGCGGTGATTTTCCAAATCCTGTTGCTTGATATCGTATTCTCATTGGATTCCGTCATCACGGCTGTGGGTATGGTCAGTCAGCTTTCTGTGATGGTTGCGGCGGTTCTGGCATCTACTTTGGTAATGATCTTTTCAGCAAAGACTATCAGCGACTTCGTCGATGCCCATCCTTCTTTAAAGGTCCTTGCTTTAAGCTTCCTGTTGATGATTGGCTTCACTTTGATCGTCGAATCAGTCGAAGTGCATATTCCTAAAGGTTATGTCTATTTTGCGATGGCATTCTCAATTCTGGTTGAAATGCTCAATATAAAAATGCGCAAGAAACAAAACGTTGAGCCCGTCAAACTCCACGAGCGCGTAGTTAAAGATAAATAG
- a CDS encoding GNAT family N-acetyltransferase, translating into MSNNIQITWATENDIPTILHFIKELAKYEKLEHEAIATAESMKKNLFGDRKFAEVIFLEESSKKVGFALFFHSFSTFLGAPGLYLEDLFVLPEYRGKGYGKKLLSTLAKIAVERECGRLEWSVLDWNQPAIDLYLSMGSKPMDEWTVHRVTGEALKNLAHQTI; encoded by the coding sequence ATGAGCAATAACATTCAGATTACCTGGGCTACTGAAAACGACATTCCTACGATTTTACACTTCATCAAGGAACTTGCGAAATACGAAAAGCTGGAACATGAAGCCATCGCCACCGCAGAATCGATGAAGAAGAATCTCTTCGGCGATCGAAAATTCGCAGAAGTTATTTTCCTCGAAGAATCCTCCAAGAAAGTTGGCTTCGCACTCTTCTTTCATAGCTTCTCGACTTTTTTAGGAGCACCCGGGCTTTATCTTGAAGACCTCTTTGTACTCCCAGAATATCGCGGCAAAGGTTATGGAAAAAAACTTCTTTCGACCTTGGCAAAAATCGCTGTGGAGCGCGAGTGCGGAAGACTGGAATGGTCTGTTCTTGATTGGAATCAGCCGGCAATTGATTTGTATCTTTCGATGGGATCAAAACCTATGGATGAATGGACCGTCCATCGCGTTACGGGCGAGGCCCTGAAGAATCTCGCACATCAGACAATATAG
- a CDS encoding DUF1428 domain-containing protein, with protein MREIAMALTNTHNIFKLMSKDPKMSKMNMEPSFIDPKRMVVGGFSLLVAVE; from the coding sequence ATGAGAGAAATTGCAATGGCCCTTACAAATACACACAATATTTTTAAACTGATGAGCAAAGATCCGAAGATGTCGAAAATGAATATGGAGCCTTCGTTCATAGATCCGAAACGTATGGTTGTCGGTGGCTTCTCTCTTTTAGTGGCAGTTGAATAG
- a CDS encoding ArnT family glycosyltransferase, with protein MSIRSLLHKPHFLLKLGIVVILGIIAWFCAVTPRWDTTEVIYPDLYTDYQAPSSLVQNRSHENGLYWMKFKVAPQLFPLERLRLRIWGCLDFITTNNREWNLPTNEKLRCDNQNGMLLRQASSTFKEATTWSFSGQTNGGRYGVYLEKDWTEPILIFALGILFLVMAGMLYSTLPIQNKKWRMFAILILGAGFALRFYSVFIISPPQITLQSDMAGYFQRAVEILRGEYNLDQNFQPLGYTFWSLLMRAIGGWELLNWSQVFASWGTSLLIFLMALEYFGLMAGLFSLILATLHFPQISFASYHLAECLYTFLLTFAMWWIFRTFKKEQPWKYFVAGLLLMISFYFKGNHAVFVPLFSILLLLKDRTDLKKSLRNVSAMALGCIVIMTPHLAWTQYAYNKAMPGPTAGGLNFVEGKCPWKNNQDSAGNNWMSPLFNETGERASKKWPRPFTDQSYFWGEGIKCVQENPQIMLTSFRYIYYLFAGNELWPAGFNHTFVAVYGPWKNIYYYLLLPMSLLGFILLYLRGHKESQVLAMLMLSIFLTVYIFKSENRFRVPVDMTLIIWSGYSLSWIFANIRSLFSAKIELPRLEQTDS; from the coding sequence ATGTCTATTCGCAGCCTTTTACACAAACCTCATTTTCTTTTAAAACTTGGCATCGTGGTCATTCTCGGCATTATCGCATGGTTTTGTGCCGTGACACCAAGATGGGATACAACTGAGGTCATTTATCCTGACCTCTATACAGACTATCAAGCTCCTTCATCCTTGGTTCAAAATCGCAGCCACGAAAATGGTTTGTACTGGATGAAATTCAAGGTGGCACCACAGCTCTTTCCTTTAGAGCGCCTTCGCCTGCGTATATGGGGCTGCTTGGATTTCATCACAACAAATAATCGCGAATGGAATCTACCTACCAACGAAAAACTTCGTTGTGACAATCAAAATGGAATGCTGTTGCGCCAAGCCTCATCGACCTTCAAAGAAGCCACCACGTGGAGCTTCTCGGGACAAACAAATGGGGGTCGCTATGGGGTTTATCTTGAAAAGGATTGGACAGAGCCTATTTTGATTTTTGCACTCGGTATCTTATTTCTCGTTATGGCGGGAATGCTCTACTCCACTCTTCCTATTCAGAACAAAAAATGGAGAATGTTCGCCATCCTCATTCTAGGTGCTGGATTCGCGTTACGATTCTACTCCGTCTTCATTATCAGCCCACCGCAGATAACTCTTCAATCGGATATGGCTGGATATTTCCAAAGAGCCGTGGAAATTCTTCGTGGTGAATACAACTTGGATCAAAACTTTCAACCTCTCGGTTATACCTTTTGGTCCCTGTTAATGCGCGCAATTGGTGGGTGGGAACTTCTTAATTGGAGCCAGGTCTTTGCTTCCTGGGGTACATCGCTTCTAATTTTTCTGATGGCACTTGAGTATTTCGGCCTGATGGCTGGTTTATTCAGCTTGATCCTCGCTACATTGCATTTTCCGCAAATCAGCTTCGCTTCTTATCATTTGGCGGAATGCCTCTACACGTTTCTTCTTACCTTCGCAATGTGGTGGATCTTCCGAACCTTCAAAAAAGAGCAGCCTTGGAAATACTTTGTCGCAGGTCTACTCTTGATGATCAGCTTCTACTTTAAAGGTAATCACGCGGTTTTTGTTCCTCTCTTTAGTATCTTGTTGCTATTGAAAGACAGAACCGATTTAAAAAAATCTTTGCGCAATGTCTCGGCAATGGCTCTAGGTTGTATTGTCATCATGACGCCTCACTTAGCTTGGACTCAATATGCATATAACAAAGCAATGCCCGGTCCTACAGCGGGAGGCTTAAATTTCGTCGAAGGGAAATGTCCTTGGAAAAATAATCAGGACTCTGCGGGAAACAACTGGATGTCTCCTCTTTTCAACGAGACCGGTGAGCGCGCCAGCAAAAAGTGGCCACGCCCCTTCACCGATCAATCTTACTTCTGGGGTGAAGGCATCAAGTGTGTACAAGAAAATCCGCAGATTATGCTCACAAGTTTCCGCTATATCTATTACCTCTTTGCAGGCAATGAGCTTTGGCCGGCGGGCTTCAATCACACCTTCGTAGCTGTCTATGGACCTTGGAAGAATATCTACTATTATCTTTTGCTCCCAATGAGTTTGTTGGGATTCATACTTCTTTATCTACGTGGGCACAAAGAAAGCCAAGTCCTTGCAATGTTGATGCTTTCTATTTTTCTTACGGTCTATATTTTCAAATCTGAAAATCGTTTCCGAGTACCTGTGGATATGACTTTGATTATTTGGAGTGGCTATTCACTATCCTGGATTTTCGCAAATATCCGATCCCTCTTCTCTGCAAAGATCGAATTGCCAAGACTTGAACAGACCGACTCGTGA
- a CDS encoding L,D-transpeptidase, with the protein MKTKHQLASLVVALLFSMTIPVNSQASNEPDPETTNVIEELNPFDPNIEQTLQQIDEIYERETGKSAHLENSIMDDIIGIFGGCSRNSCAVWAQVVKSSQRMYLYVNGSLRGSWAVSTGMAGYGTPNFDRHPDGRIYDAYTSGKYPGGDYNGLGNMPYAVFITGGYALHGTPRGNWPKLGTPASHGCIRMHPDNAYMFNRLVRANGKSNVWITVQ; encoded by the coding sequence ATGAAAACAAAGCATCAATTAGCATCCCTCGTTGTAGCATTACTCTTTTCGATGACAATTCCCGTCAACTCACAGGCCTCGAACGAGCCTGACCCCGAAACGACAAACGTCATCGAAGAGCTCAATCCCTTCGATCCCAACATTGAACAAACTTTGCAACAGATCGATGAGATCTACGAACGCGAAACCGGCAAATCAGCCCATCTGGAAAACAGCATTATGGATGACATCATCGGAATCTTTGGAGGCTGTTCACGCAATAGTTGCGCTGTGTGGGCACAAGTCGTGAAATCATCGCAAAGAATGTATCTTTACGTAAATGGAAGTTTGCGTGGCTCTTGGGCGGTTTCTACTGGTATGGCGGGTTACGGCACTCCAAACTTCGATCGCCATCCTGACGGACGTATCTACGACGCCTATACTTCGGGAAAATACCCAGGCGGAGACTACAACGGACTTGGTAATATGCCTTATGCCGTCTTCATCACGGGAGGCTATGCTTTGCACGGCACACCTCGAGGCAATTGGCCTAAGCTCGGCACCCCCGCCTCACATGGCTGCATTCGCATGCATCCGGATAATGCCTATATGTTCAATCGATTGGTTCGAGCCAACGGTAAATCAAATGTCTGGATCACTGTGCAATGA